One genomic window of Rhizobium sp. Pop5 includes the following:
- a CDS encoding IS3 family transposase (programmed frameshift) gives MSKYSSAFKQEVIEYYGCGERSYREVGLRFGLDYSMVRRWVASHAEHGLAGLARKHSHYDAQFRLSVLERMWKDGLSRRQAAALFDIRNAGSLSVWERQYERGGLEALVPRRRGKPRSMPEPPTTDTSTDGAQDDAAKSREELLAELAYLRMENAYLKKLGGLNAGASRAERTQAVQALRPQHPLDGLLALSGLARSTFYYRQKVLSSGDRHAALKVTIRSIFDEHKGRYGYRRVTAAIRGRGEAVNHKTVQRLMVEMRLKSLVRPKKYRSYRGQAGHVAPDLIQRQFAARRMNEKWATDVTEFNVAGEKLFLSPVMDLHNGEIIAYEMARRPIFKLVRDMLNKALTKLDDDDRPILHSDQGWQYQMPEWSRMLQQGNVAQSMSRKGNCLDNAAMESFFATLKSEFFHPNQFDSIDNLRDGIDEYIRYYNNDRIRMKLKGLSPVKYRTQPSNHPSL, from the exons ATGTCCAAATACAGCAGCGCATTCAAGCAAGAAGTCATTGAGTATTACGGTTGTGGTGAGCGTAGCTACCGGGAGGTAGGTCTGCGCTTCGGGCTTGATTATTCGATGGTGCGGCGGTGGGTCGCCAGCCACGCGGAGCATGGCTTGGCGGGCTTGGCACGTAAACATAGTCACTATGATGCGCAGTTCAGACTATCGGTCCTCGAACGTATGTGGAAAGATGGTCTGTCCCGTCGACAGGCGGCCGCGCTTTTCGACATTCGCAACGCCGGTAGCCTCTCAGTCTGGGAGAGGCAATATGAGCGCGGTGGGCTTGAGGCCCTTGTCCCGCGCCGGAGAGGCAAACCGCGATCGATGCCCGAGCCCCCTACCACGGACACCAGCACGGATGGAGCGCAGGATGACGCTGCCAAGAGCCGCGAGGAATTGCTGGCGGAACTGGCCTATCTGCGCATGGAGAACGCCTACCTAAAAAAACTGG GAGGCCTTAACGCAGGCGCGTCACGCGCCGAACGGACGCAAGCCGTCCAGGCGTTAAGGCCGCAGCATCCGCTCGACGGGCTGCTGGCGCTTTCGGGCCTGGCGCGCAGCACGTTCTATTATAGGCAGAAGGTGCTCTCCTCCGGCGACCGACATGCGGCCCTGAAGGTGACGATCCGATCGATCTTCGATGAACACAAGGGACGCTACGGCTATCGTCGGGTGACGGCGGCGATCCGTGGCCGCGGAGAGGCGGTCAACCACAAGACTGTCCAGCGGCTGATGGTCGAGATGAGGCTGAAGTCCCTGGTTCGGCCGAAGAAGTACCGCTCTTACAGGGGCCAGGCCGGGCACGTCGCGCCAGATCTCATCCAACGACAGTTCGCTGCCAGGCGCATGAACGAGAAGTGGGCAACCGATGTCACCGAGTTCAATGTCGCCGGCGAGAAGCTCTTCCTGTCGCCGGTCATGGACCTCCACAATGGCGAGATCATCGCGTATGAGATGGCGAGGCGGCCGATCTTCAAGCTGGTCAGGGACATGCTCAACAAGGCATTGACCAAGCTCGATGACGATGACAGGCCGATCCTGCATTCCGATCAGGGATGGCAATATCAGATGCCAGAGTGGAGCCGTATGCTCCAACAAGGCAATGTCGCCCAAAGCATGTCACGCAAGGGCAATTGCCTCGACAATGCCGCCATGGAGAGCTTCTTTGCCACGCTCAAGTCCGAGTTCTTCCATCCCAATCAGTTCGACAGCATCGACAATCTGCGAGACGGAATCGACGAATACATCCGCTACTACAACAACGATCGCATCAGGATGAAACTCAAAGGGCTGAGCCCTGTGAAATACAGGACCCAGCCCTCAAATCATCCCAGCCTATGA
- a CDS encoding calcium-binding protein produces MGIQEVLGKLNFVNATGGEPDRIKQIIAELYTVSDTARGVFDLLAASPKILTFEHEFQTKAKPGEFWVKYNPTSVDGKCLIGSDGTIATYSFEQAIMHEILHAVVGVDDGEKDGIPPNLLTGKYDYVGDTVRDEQLIVAEMGGPHYVDRASYHSTLYDWQVESLDVAVGESLTDGEPVKLVLVDDLGAKLHGDAIDTRDLSDPVLLVGLEGNDLIRAGAGNDYLYGGVGSDTIFGGDGDDWVAGNADFDKLFGEAGNDYVVGGKGDDILIGGTGNVNQLDISTLHSEWYDGERDFLNGGEGFDTFYMFATEGFYGSVTSNKATWNALQKSDWIDGSDHDYIANIQITQDHEQTPESWTPNFGGFACPNTAAHSSKKSLSITVVVSVATGR; encoded by the coding sequence ATGGGAATCCAAGAAGTTCTGGGAAAGCTTAATTTTGTGAACGCAACTGGTGGAGAGCCAGATCGCATCAAACAGATAATAGCTGAGTTATACACAGTCTCCGATACAGCGCGGGGTGTTTTTGATCTTCTTGCCGCTAGCCCAAAAATACTCACATTCGAGCACGAGTTTCAAACTAAGGCGAAGCCCGGTGAATTTTGGGTTAAATACAACCCAACCTCCGTGGATGGAAAATGCCTTATCGGTAGCGACGGAACCATAGCCACTTATTCCTTCGAGCAAGCTATAATGCATGAGATTCTCCACGCGGTCGTTGGTGTCGACGACGGCGAGAAGGATGGCATCCCTCCTAATCTCCTGACAGGAAAGTATGACTATGTAGGTGACACAGTCCGAGACGAGCAGCTCATTGTTGCCGAGATGGGAGGGCCTCATTACGTTGATCGCGCATCATATCATTCGACGCTTTACGACTGGCAGGTCGAGTCGCTCGACGTTGCGGTTGGGGAAAGTCTAACAGACGGCGAGCCGGTCAAATTGGTCCTTGTTGATGATCTTGGAGCGAAACTTCACGGCGACGCAATTGACACAAGAGATTTATCTGACCCAGTTTTATTAGTTGGTCTCGAAGGTAATGACTTAATCCGCGCTGGTGCCGGGAACGATTATCTATACGGAGGCGTGGGCAGTGACACAATATTCGGCGGCGACGGTGATGACTGGGTCGCGGGCAATGCAGATTTCGATAAGCTGTTTGGCGAGGCCGGAAACGACTATGTTGTAGGGGGCAAAGGCGATGACATCCTGATCGGTGGCACAGGCAATGTGAACCAGTTAGACATCTCCACGCTTCATTCCGAGTGGTATGATGGCGAGCGGGATTTTCTCAACGGTGGGGAGGGGTTCGATACCTTTTACATGTTTGCTACAGAGGGCTTCTACGGCTCAGTCACCAGCAATAAGGCTACTTGGAATGCATTGCAAAAGTCCGATTGGATTGATGGGTCTGATCACGACTATATTGCCAACATTCAAATTACCCAGGACCATGAACAGACCCCCGAAAGTTGGACACCCAACTTCGGGGGTTTTGCATGTCCAAATACAGCAGCGCATTCAAGCAAGAAGTCATTGAGTATTACGGTTGTGGTGAGCGTAGCTACCGGGAGGTAG
- the ribB gene encoding 3,4-dihydroxy-2-butanone-4-phosphate synthase has product MAISKIEDAIAAIARGEIVVVVDDRDRENEGDLIIASEAITPQAIAFMMNYARGLICVAMEGERLDDLQIPQMVPNNTELLKTAFTVSVDYIPETTTGISAADRAATVRALIGENSRPEDFARPGHIFPLRAQPNGVLARPGHTEAAVDLARLAGLSPSGVICEVANDDGTMARLPELERFAERHGLHLITIEDLIAYRGVSAPVKAA; this is encoded by the coding sequence ATGGCAATTTCCAAAATCGAAGATGCGATCGCCGCGATTGCGCGGGGCGAGATCGTGGTTGTCGTTGACGATCGCGATCGTGAAAACGAGGGCGATCTCATCATCGCATCCGAAGCGATTACGCCGCAGGCGATCGCCTTCATGATGAATTATGCCCGCGGCCTGATCTGCGTGGCGATGGAAGGCGAGCGGCTGGACGACCTGCAGATCCCGCAGATGGTCCCCAACAATACCGAACTTCTGAAGACGGCTTTTACCGTGTCGGTTGACTATATTCCTGAAACGACGACCGGTATTTCGGCCGCCGACCGCGCCGCGACGGTTCGGGCGCTGATCGGCGAGAACTCCCGCCCCGAGGATTTTGCCCGGCCTGGCCATATCTTCCCATTGCGTGCGCAACCGAACGGCGTGCTTGCCCGTCCAGGCCACACCGAGGCGGCTGTCGACCTCGCAAGGCTTGCCGGCCTGTCGCCGTCGGGTGTCATCTGCGAAGTGGCCAATGATGATGGCACGATGGCGCGCCTGCCGGAGCTTGAGCGGTTTGCCGAGCGACACGGCCTCCATCTCATCACAATCGAGGACCTCATTGCTTATCGGGGCGTGAGCGCGCCTGTTAAGGCGGCCTGA
- a CDS encoding SDR family NAD(P)-dependent oxidoreductase, with protein MQRFENKTVVITGASRGIGAAIAKRFAREGAHLVVSANEESVHAVAEQIKADGGEAISFVGDVTDKASVKALYDAAEQAFGDVDISIQNAGVITIARIEDMTEGEWDKVMAVNTKGVFLCAQEAIARMRKHGRGGRIINTASGQARDGFIYTPHYAASKMGVVGITQSLAKEVATDGITVNAFCPGIIETDMWAYNDQAWGKLLGNFGPGELMKEWVEGIPMKRAGSGEDVAGLVTFLASDDAAYITGQTINVDGGLIMS; from the coding sequence ATGCAACGCTTCGAAAACAAGACCGTCGTCATTACCGGCGCAAGCCGTGGCATCGGTGCGGCGATTGCCAAACGTTTTGCGCGCGAGGGTGCCCATCTCGTGGTCTCCGCCAACGAGGAGAGCGTGCATGCCGTTGCCGAGCAGATCAAGGCCGATGGCGGAGAGGCGATCTCCTTCGTAGGCGACGTCACCGACAAGGCAAGCGTCAAGGCTCTTTACGATGCAGCCGAACAGGCCTTCGGCGACGTTGATATCTCCATCCAGAATGCCGGCGTCATCACCATTGCCCGCATCGAGGACATGACCGAGGGCGAGTGGGACAAGGTCATGGCCGTCAACACCAAGGGCGTGTTCCTCTGCGCCCAGGAAGCGATCGCCCGCATGCGCAAACATGGCCGCGGCGGCCGGATCATCAACACCGCCTCCGGTCAGGCGCGCGACGGCTTCATCTATACGCCGCATTATGCTGCCTCCAAGATGGGCGTCGTCGGCATCACACAGAGCCTTGCCAAAGAAGTTGCGACCGATGGCATCACCGTCAACGCCTTCTGCCCCGGCATCATCGAAACCGACATGTGGGCCTACAACGACCAGGCATGGGGCAAGCTGCTCGGCAATTTCGGCCCCGGAGAACTTATGAAGGAATGGGTCGAGGGCATCCCGATGAAGCGCGCAGGATCGGGCGAAGATGTTGCCGGCCTCGTGACTTTCCTTGCCAGCGACGATGCTGCCTACATCACCGGCCAGACCATCAATGTCGATGGCGGCCTGATCATGTCCTAG
- the tpiA gene encoding triose-phosphate isomerase, translating into MRKLIAGNWKMNGLISSQAEIEALRGLTGEATCDIVVCPPFTLIDRAVERAKDSNLVIGAQDCHAQQSGAHTGDVSAEMLADIGARYVILGHSERRVSYGEDDEIVHAKAVAAHRAGLIAIVCVGETRHERDEGRAIEVVGEQLAESIPEGATGANLIIAYEPVWAIGTGLVPTNKQIEEVHAAIRHMLEEWLGDDGHSVKILYGGSVKASNAAAIFGLRNVDGALVGGASLKASEFAGIISAAF; encoded by the coding sequence ATGCGCAAGCTGATTGCAGGCAACTGGAAAATGAACGGTCTCATCTCCTCCCAAGCTGAGATCGAGGCGCTGAGGGGATTAACGGGCGAGGCGACGTGCGACATCGTCGTCTGCCCGCCCTTCACGCTGATCGACCGGGCAGTGGAGCGGGCCAAGGATTCGAACCTGGTCATCGGCGCACAGGATTGTCACGCGCAGCAGTCAGGCGCCCATACCGGCGACGTCTCTGCCGAAATGCTTGCCGATATCGGCGCGCGTTATGTGATCCTCGGACATTCCGAGCGCCGCGTGTCTTATGGTGAAGATGATGAAATCGTCCACGCGAAGGCGGTTGCCGCTCATCGGGCGGGCCTGATCGCGATCGTCTGTGTCGGTGAAACGCGACATGAGCGTGATGAAGGACGGGCGATCGAGGTGGTTGGCGAGCAACTGGCAGAATCCATCCCCGAGGGAGCGACAGGCGCAAATCTCATCATCGCCTATGAGCCCGTATGGGCGATAGGAACAGGATTGGTGCCAACCAACAAACAGATCGAGGAGGTCCATGCTGCAATCCGGCATATGCTCGAAGAGTGGCTGGGCGATGACGGCCATTCCGTCAAGATCCTCTATGGCGGCTCGGTCAAGGCATCCAATGCCGCGGCCATATTCGGGCTTCGCAATGTGGACGGAGCGCTGGTTGGTGGCGCTTCGCTGAAGGCATCGGAATTTGCCGGGATTATTTCTGCAGCCTTTTGA
- a CDS encoding SDR family oxidoreductase → MSDISLNAPKLFDLGGQVAIVTGAGSGIGQRIAIGLAQCGADVALLDRRTDDGLATTAGHIRAAGRRSIEIAADVTSKSSLAEAIARTEADLGALSLAVNAAGIANANPAEEMEEDQYQTLMDINLKGVFLSCQAEARAMLKNGRGSIVNIASMSGVIVNRGLSQAHYNASKAGVIHMSKSLAMEWVGRGIRVNTISPGYTATPMNTRPEMVHQTKLFEEQTPMQRMAGVDEMVGPAVFLLSNAASFVTGVDLLVDGGFCCW, encoded by the coding sequence GTGTCCGACATCTCTCTGAACGCACCGAAGCTATTTGATCTCGGCGGCCAGGTCGCCATCGTGACGGGCGCCGGCAGCGGCATCGGGCAGAGGATCGCCATCGGTCTTGCCCAGTGCGGTGCCGACGTGGCTCTTCTCGATCGCCGCACCGATGACGGCCTTGCCACCACAGCCGGCCATATCCGGGCTGCCGGCCGCCGCTCGATCGAAATCGCTGCAGATGTCACCAGCAAATCATCGCTTGCCGAAGCCATCGCCCGGACAGAAGCCGATCTCGGCGCTCTCTCACTTGCCGTCAATGCGGCCGGCATTGCCAACGCCAATCCCGCCGAGGAAATGGAAGAGGACCAGTACCAGACGCTGATGGACATCAACCTGAAGGGCGTCTTCTTGTCCTGCCAGGCCGAAGCGCGCGCCATGCTGAAAAACGGCCGCGGCTCCATTGTCAACATCGCCTCCATGTCCGGCGTCATCGTCAATCGGGGTCTAAGCCAGGCGCATTACAACGCCTCCAAGGCGGGTGTGATCCATATGTCCAAGTCGCTGGCAATGGAGTGGGTCGGGCGCGGCATCCGCGTCAATACGATCTCGCCGGGCTATACCGCAACGCCGATGAATACCCGGCCGGAGATGGTGCATCAGACCAAGCTCTTCGAAGAGCAAACACCGATGCAGCGCATGGCCGGTGTCGACGAGATGGTTGGTCCGGCCGTCTTCCTGCTTTCGAACGCCGCAAGCTTCGTGACGGGCGTCGATCTGCTCGTCGATGGCGGCTTCTGCTGCTGGTGA
- a CDS encoding sugar ABC transporter ATP-binding protein translates to MTEPVLSLRGISKRYGPLQVLKNVDLDVYPGEVVALLGENGAGKSTLSGIIAGSRTPSEGTMTWLGQPYAPAAPREAIDKGVVLIHQELELLPHLSIAENVFIGRWPMKNGVVDRTQMVRRAQEQLARLNLHISATRKVAGLSTANQQLIEIAKALALNAKLLILDEPTAALGGAETEALFEQVRKLRSEGVGIIYISHRMEEIKQITDRIVVLRDGERVHEFADSSTPVRTIVESMVGRSLDRMFPTLPEPTGRPVLEVSGLTSPDDSFRDVSFDVHAGEILGIAGLVGAGRTELVRAISGADPISAGSIRLEGEALKLRSPADAIANGIVMVPEDRKDQGLVVAHKISENIIYANLDKLGGRWLTSRVKRGFAEKAVVKFGVKGRAEQLASDLSGGNQQKVVIAKWLMRDPKVVVLDEPTRGIDVGARAGIYDIIVNLAKQGVAVIVVSSDLEEVLGVSNRILVLAQGKQAGILKRDEANDVSVMELATI, encoded by the coding sequence GTGACCGAGCCGGTTCTTTCCCTGAGGGGCATATCCAAGCGCTATGGACCGCTCCAGGTTCTGAAAAATGTGGACCTGGACGTCTATCCCGGCGAAGTGGTGGCGCTTCTGGGCGAAAACGGCGCCGGCAAGTCGACGCTATCGGGTATCATTGCCGGATCACGCACACCATCCGAGGGCACGATGACATGGCTGGGGCAGCCTTATGCCCCAGCCGCTCCGCGCGAAGCGATCGACAAGGGTGTCGTGCTGATCCATCAGGAACTAGAGCTCCTGCCGCATCTTTCCATCGCTGAAAATGTCTTCATCGGTCGATGGCCGATGAAGAATGGCGTCGTGGACCGTACCCAGATGGTCCGCCGAGCCCAGGAACAGCTCGCACGGCTGAACCTGCACATTTCCGCGACCCGAAAGGTCGCTGGTCTTTCAACAGCCAACCAACAGCTCATCGAGATCGCCAAGGCGCTGGCGCTCAATGCGAAACTCCTGATCCTCGACGAGCCGACGGCAGCCCTTGGCGGGGCAGAGACGGAAGCCTTGTTTGAGCAGGTCCGCAAACTTCGCTCCGAGGGCGTGGGCATCATCTACATCTCCCACCGGATGGAGGAGATCAAGCAGATCACCGACCGCATCGTCGTGCTTCGCGACGGAGAGCGTGTCCATGAATTTGCCGATAGCTCGACGCCGGTGCGAACGATCGTCGAAAGCATGGTCGGCCGCTCGCTTGATCGGATGTTTCCGACCCTTCCCGAGCCGACCGGAAGACCTGTGCTTGAGGTATCCGGCCTGACGTCGCCGGACGATTCCTTCCGGGATGTGAGTTTCGACGTTCATGCCGGCGAGATCCTCGGCATTGCCGGCCTCGTCGGTGCTGGCCGGACTGAACTCGTGCGGGCGATTTCCGGTGCCGATCCAATCAGCGCCGGCTCTATCCGGCTGGAAGGTGAGGCGCTGAAGCTGCGCAGCCCTGCGGATGCGATCGCCAACGGCATCGTGATGGTTCCGGAAGATCGCAAGGACCAGGGGCTCGTCGTTGCACACAAGATCAGTGAAAACATCATCTACGCCAATCTCGACAAGCTTGGCGGGCGCTGGCTCACCTCGCGCGTGAAGCGTGGTTTCGCCGAAAAGGCGGTGGTGAAATTCGGCGTCAAGGGTCGTGCGGAACAGCTTGCTTCCGATCTCTCGGGCGGCAACCAGCAAAAGGTCGTCATCGCCAAATGGCTGATGCGCGATCCCAAGGTCGTGGTGCTGGACGAGCCAACGCGCGGCATCGATGTCGGTGCCCGCGCCGGCATCTACGACATCATCGTCAACCTCGCCAAACAGGGCGTCGCGGTCATCGTCGTGAGCTCCGATCTCGAGGAGGTTCTCGGCGTATCGAACCGCATTCTCGTGCTGGCGCAGGGCAAACAGGCAGGCATTCTCAAGCGTGACGAGGCGAATGACGTCTCGGTCATGGAATTGGCGACAATCTAG